From Vairimorpha necatrix chromosome 9, complete sequence, one genomic window encodes:
- a CDS encoding zinc finger C2H2 domain-containing protein, with amino-acid sequence MTKKRDEPENPFCQQNLLRHLNQINQLAKKTKLQIKIRNNAENSIYKSKSFNDYKEDDEKLPIEYLVGCAKQEVEKSKTKQEVDHTKNESRKEKDVGILFEATHEYDNEQPLEINTESRRLEAKSECEGISLDQNEDILVIRILVYIPKENLKTKKALKLRNKKVKRVMDNPIKESKKYSNNMFHVKIIGDKKYISFPWKGWDDMPETCNKQWNKLTLVKRHYHSHTGIKGIECPSKGCNRTFTRKDFMKRHPKESCKYKDGKDGK; translated from the exons ATGACAAAAAAGAGAGACGAACCAGAAAACCCTTTTTGCCAACAAAATCTTCTAAGACATCTAAATCAAATAAACC AACTGGCCAAAAAGACAAAGCTACagataaaaattagaaataacgCCGAAAAtagtatttataaatctaaaagttttaacgattataaagaagatgATGAAAAGTTACCTATTGAATATTTAGTTGGATGCGCCAAACAAGAAGTT gaaaaatctaaaacaaaacaagAAGTAGATCATACAAAAAACGAATctagaaaagaaaaagatgTTGGAATTCTTTTTGAAGCAACACACGAATATGATAATGAACAACCCTTAGAAATCAATACAGAAAGTAGAAGATTAGAGGCGAAATCAGAATGTGaaggg ATTAGTTTAGATCAAAATGAAGATATATTAGTAATTCGAATACTAGTATATATTCCTAAAGAAAACttaaaaacgaaaaaagCGCTGAAATTAaggaataaaaaagtaaaacgAGTTATGGATAACCCAATAAAAGAAAGTAAAAAGTATTCTAATAACATGTTTCATGTAAAGATTATCGgggataaaaaatatatatcttTTCCGTGGAAAGGTTGGGACGATATGCCCGAAACTTGCAATAAACAGTGGAATAAATTGACCCTAGTAAAAAGACATTACCATTCGCACACTGGAATAAAGGGCATTGAATGTCCAAGCAAGGGATGTAACAGGACGTTTACTAGAAAAGATTTTATGAAAAGACATCCTAAAGAAAGTTGCAAATACAAAGATGGAAAAGAtggaaaatag
- a CDS encoding endonuclease, with product MEHLRLVLEIIKNIGFKLKKEKCKFVQNKVEFLGFTVVDGLVTIPLQQKLRTMDWVTSRSKKDVRAFNGFSAFFSKFIQNYAEKMIPLYDTIRGKKHGKFEMTEAATGAFTTSSCRNKLHFTEKECLAIVWAVKKLRIYITREFTIRTDHQALKWLLNLKDSTGRLMRWILALQEYNYVIKHIPGTKNVMADALSRIVMISKGVEKDKEMTAEENPEVVLRNHLECGHGGVEATYVLTLRETSWKGTCKDIISIPKGCSTCNRHCKGQTPLQKYRLSLTNPLDKIGIDLVGPLPKSYDGNRYIVIATDYVTGWCEADAIKTKSSNMIAKFLVEKIFLIHGSQREILQTKVRNSPTG from the exons ATGGAACATCTAAGACTTGTATTAGAGATAATCAAGAACATAggatttaaattaaagaaagaaaaatgtaaattcGTTCAAAATAAGGTAGAGTTCTTGGGATTCACGGTGGTAGACGGATTGGTGACAATACCGTTACAACAAAAGTTGAGAACCATGGACTGGGTGACTTCAAGATCAAAAAAGGACGTCAGAGCTTTTAACGGCTTCTCAGCATTTTTTAGCAAATTTATCCAAAACTATGCGGAAAAGATGATACCTTTATATGATACAATTCGAGGGAAAAAACATGGGAAATTTGAGATGACTGAGGCTGCCACAGGGGCATTC ACGACTTCTAGCTGCAGAAATAAACTACACTTTACCGAAAAAGAATGCCTAGCAATCGTATGGGCGGTGAAAAAACTGAGAATCTACATAACAAGAGAATTTACGATACGAACCGACCATCAAGCTCTAAAATGGCTCTTAAACTTAAAAGATAGTACGGGAAGATTAATGAGGTGGATACTGGCCTTACAGGAGTATAACTACGTAATCAAACACATACCAGGGACAAAGAATGTGATGGCGGATGCTTTAAGCCGAATCGTAATGATATCGAAGGGTGTGGAGAAGGACAAAGAGATGACAGCCGAGGAAAACCCCGAGGTCGTGTTGAGAAACCACCTAGAATGCGGCCATGGAGGAGTCGAGGCCACATACGTTCTGACGTTACGTGAAACCAGTTGGAAAGGGACGTGCAAAGACATCATAAGTATACCTAAAGGATGCAGTACATGCAATAGACACTGTAAAGGACAAACACCCCTGCAGAAATACAGATTGTCGCTGACAAATCCACTGGATAAAATAGGAATAGACTTAGTAGGACCTCTGCCGAAAAGCTATGATGGTAACAGATACATTGTGATAGCGACAGATTACGTCACTGGATGGTGCGAGGCAGATGCAATTAAAACCAAATCGTCTAACATGATAGCCAAATTCTTAGTcgagaaaatatttttaatccaTGGATCGCAAAGAGAGATTTTGCAGACCAAGGTAAGGAATTCACCAACGGGTTAG
- a CDS encoding DNA-damage inducible protein DDI1-like protein: MKENSEPEKTQTRENEKPKWQPKRKVLNISATVRKENDNRPRLQLTGGEHSLEAFIATGATVSVIKRKESTNMGMRMTKTAGKIRGLSEYTKHEEVKKVLGVDDMEESLIFGIDDVRKLKTEVIMEARVDIKETLPLEDITDLVKNMDCGDANIKDSYKKILQNYSEVFTDTDRPINIDIEHAIDLVENGKITACPEYKRSPEEHKTIKEEVKNQYVSPVVLCKKKDGGIRFCIDFRRINKITIPLEYPIPRIDETLDQLQGAKSLCTRGGPIKDGLLYERRNLPMKKDAVWTNQRAIYVSEENE, translated from the exons ATGAAGGAGAATTCGGAGCCTGAGAAGACCCAGACAAGAGAAAATGAGAAACCTAAATGGCAACCTAAAAGAAAAGTATTAAACATATCAGCTACAGTcagaaaagaaaatgacAATAGGCCGAGACTACAGCTCACAGGCGGCGAACATTCCCTAGAAGCATTTATAGCTACTGGGGCTACAGTATCGGTTATAAAGCGAAAGGAATCCACAAACATGGGCATGAGAATGACCAAAACAGCGGGGAAGATAAGAGGATTGTCCG AATACACAAAACACGAAGAAGTAAAAAAGGTTCTTGGGGTCGACGATATGGAAGAGTCATTAATCTTTGGCATCGACGATGTTAGAAAACTTAA AACTGAAGTCATTATGGAAGCGAGAGTCGACATAAAAGAAACATTACCACTCGAAGATATTACTGATCTTGTTAAGAACATGGACTGCGGAGATGCGAACATAAAGGATAGTTACAAGAAAATCTTACAAAATTATTCTGAGGTATTTACTGATACGGATAGGCCAATAAACATTGATATTGAGCACGCAATAGACCTAGTGGAAAATGGTAAAATCACAGCATGTCCGGAATATAAGAGATCTCCTGAAGAACATAAAACTATCAAGGAAGAAGTTAAGAA CCAATATGTCTCACCAGTGGTCTTGTGTAAGAAGAAAGATGGAGGGATAAGATTCTGCATTGATTTCAGAAGAATAAACAAGATAACAATTCCGTTAGAATATCCAATACCGAGAATCGATGAGACTCTAGACCAGTTGCAAGGGGCGAAATCTTTA TGTACGCGTGGAGGACCGATAAAAGACGGCCTTTTATACGAGAGAAGGAATTTACCAATGAAAAAAGATGCCGTTTGGACTAATCAACGCGCCATTTACGTTTCAGaagaaaatgaataa
- a CDS encoding DNA-damage inducible protein DDI1-like protein yields MKENSEPEKTQTRENEKPKWQPKRKVLNISATVRKENDNRPRLQLTGGEHSLEAFIATGATVSVIKRKESTNMGMRMTKTAGKIRGLSGIQRCWDVATFE; encoded by the coding sequence ATGAAGGAGAATTCGGAGCCTGAGAAGACCCAGACAAGAGAAAATGAGAAACCTAAATGGCAACCTAAAAGAAAAGTATTAAACATATCAGCTACAGTcagaaaagaaaatgacAATAGGCCGAGACTACAGCTCACAGGCGGCGAACATTCCCTAGAAGCATTTATAGCTACTGGGGCTACAGTATCGGTTATAAAGCGAAAGGAATCCACAAACATGGGCATGAGAATGACCAAAACAGCGGGGAAGATAAGAGGATTGTCCGGTATCCAAAGGTGTTGGGATGTGGCAACCTTCGAATAA